Proteins encoded by one window of Chondromyces crocatus:
- a CDS encoding biopolymer transporter ExbD — MPELLVDELGPYLGGRRVDLKQQDGAEKLAKVVKELPIEGKPVTLLADRKARTPAVAAVVYELGVAGAPKVLIKTDGRDDLPKEIEVTPESRVSAPTTCAVATMVLEDLSTAVWPFKGGLGKRQRKGLAGPDLSHTGETLEREIAGCNGNVAFFSGDEPIVWEMTHNLAGTVVQSDKKKKIESLVLLRTAPVAGRPVKIGSGS, encoded by the coding sequence ATGCCGGAGCTTCTCGTCGATGAGCTGGGACCCTACCTGGGTGGCCGGCGGGTCGATCTGAAGCAGCAAGACGGGGCCGAGAAGCTGGCAAAGGTGGTCAAGGAGCTGCCGATCGAGGGCAAACCAGTGACGCTTCTCGCTGACCGGAAAGCGCGTACGCCCGCCGTGGCGGCGGTCGTCTATGAGCTCGGGGTCGCGGGCGCGCCAAAGGTCCTCATCAAGACCGATGGCCGGGACGACCTTCCAAAAGAGATCGAAGTGACCCCTGAATCTCGCGTGAGTGCGCCGACGACTTGCGCTGTCGCCACCATGGTGCTGGAGGACCTCTCGACGGCGGTCTGGCCTTTCAAAGGAGGTCTGGGCAAGCGGCAGCGCAAGGGCCTGGCAGGGCCGGATCTTTCTCACACGGGAGAGACACTGGAGCGAGAGATCGCTGGCTGTAATGGGAATGTGGCGTTCTTCTCGGGCGACGAACCCATCGTATGGGAGATGACCCATAACCTCGCGGGTACGGTCGTTCAATCCGACAAGAAGAAGAAGATCGAGTCGCTGGTGTTGCTGCGGACCGCGCCCGTCGCCGGTCGCCCCGTGAAAATAGGCTCTGGAAGCTGA
- a CDS encoding thioredoxin domain-containing protein, whose amino-acid sequence MPRRAATSLVTPLALLVTLTASCTSGLTGSFMQPAEPSSQERAGAPTIAVEPSSDDTAGSLVEDEAPGPIPITREDPVRGRQDAPVTLVMFTDFECPFCKRMHRTVEQLCHLYGPEKLRVVWKNYPLAFHKNARPAAEAAMAVFTSRGPAAFWAFHDTLLAAEEPLTASLQEDAAHRAGLDRAGFNALLETGTARQQAARKVDADLELAQQLGVTATPASFINGVFLGGAQPLERFTEIIDAQLEAALRLRRAGVPASRVYGTLTQMNHTPRAKPQSVQAAEDSKRYRVPVGDSPVRGKATALITMVMFAEIQCPFCAKVEPTLDQLAAQYGDDLRIVWKHNPLPFHPRAEPAAQLALEARAQKGDAAFWSAIEQLFTNQRNLDDDTLAGIAKSLKLSVPATLRAIATHKHRNAIEADQELADDVDARGVPHFFINGRRLTGAQPLTSFQALIDEELALTKVLVAKGTPRDKLYEELQREAVEPTPPPKVSIAAPTARNPRRGAPQGKVVVQVFSDFQCPFCARVNPTLDALLKAYPNEVNIVWRNKTLPFHAEAQLAAEAAMEAFTQKGSTGFWRMHDLLFLSASPDNLDRPALQRHAAQVGLDMKKFNTALDSGIHRAAVEADNEVAEAAKLNGTPSFVINGYVVTGAQPLSTFKRVVKRALAEVK is encoded by the coding sequence ATGCCTCGTCGCGCTGCTACCTCCCTCGTCACCCCGCTCGCACTCCTGGTGACGCTCACCGCCTCGTGCACCTCCGGCCTCACCGGATCGTTCATGCAGCCCGCCGAACCATCCAGCCAGGAGCGCGCCGGAGCGCCCACCATCGCCGTGGAACCGTCCTCGGACGACACGGCGGGCTCCTTGGTGGAAGACGAAGCACCAGGCCCCATCCCGATCACCCGCGAGGATCCCGTCCGTGGGCGCCAGGACGCGCCGGTGACGCTGGTGATGTTCACCGACTTCGAATGCCCCTTCTGCAAGCGGATGCACAGGACGGTCGAGCAACTCTGCCACCTCTACGGCCCGGAAAAACTGCGGGTCGTGTGGAAGAACTACCCGCTCGCGTTTCACAAGAACGCTCGCCCCGCCGCCGAGGCGGCGATGGCCGTCTTCACCTCTCGCGGTCCTGCCGCCTTCTGGGCGTTCCACGACACCCTCCTCGCAGCAGAAGAGCCCCTCACTGCCTCGCTCCAGGAGGACGCAGCGCACCGGGCGGGGCTCGATCGCGCTGGCTTCAACGCGCTGCTCGAGACGGGGACCGCCCGGCAGCAGGCCGCGCGCAAGGTGGACGCGGACCTGGAGCTGGCCCAGCAGCTCGGCGTCACCGCCACGCCCGCCTCGTTCATCAACGGTGTCTTTCTGGGCGGCGCCCAGCCCCTCGAGCGGTTCACCGAGATCATCGATGCCCAGCTCGAGGCAGCCCTGCGACTCCGTCGCGCCGGCGTCCCCGCGTCCAGGGTGTACGGCACGCTCACGCAGATGAACCACACCCCACGCGCGAAGCCCCAGAGCGTGCAGGCGGCGGAGGACTCCAAGCGTTACCGAGTTCCCGTCGGAGACTCCCCGGTTCGCGGCAAGGCGACCGCGCTGATCACGATGGTGATGTTCGCCGAGATCCAGTGCCCGTTCTGCGCCAAGGTCGAGCCCACCCTCGACCAGCTCGCCGCGCAGTATGGCGACGACCTGCGCATCGTGTGGAAGCACAACCCCCTGCCCTTCCACCCGCGCGCCGAGCCGGCCGCGCAGCTCGCGCTGGAAGCCCGTGCGCAGAAGGGTGATGCCGCCTTCTGGAGCGCCATCGAGCAGCTCTTCACCAACCAGCGCAACCTCGACGACGACACGCTCGCCGGCATCGCGAAGTCCCTCAAGCTGAGCGTCCCCGCCACCCTGCGGGCCATCGCCACGCACAAGCATCGCAACGCGATCGAAGCCGACCAGGAACTCGCCGACGACGTGGACGCCCGCGGCGTCCCTCACTTCTTCATCAACGGCCGAAGGCTCACGGGAGCGCAGCCCCTCACGAGCTTCCAGGCCTTGATCGACGAGGAGCTGGCGCTGACGAAGGTCCTGGTGGCCAAGGGGACGCCCCGCGACAAACTCTACGAGGAACTCCAGAGAGAGGCCGTCGAGCCCACCCCTCCGCCCAAGGTGAGCATCGCCGCCCCCACCGCCCGCAACCCGCGACGCGGAGCGCCCCAGGGCAAGGTGGTCGTGCAGGTCTTCTCCGACTTCCAGTGCCCCTTCTGCGCACGGGTCAACCCCACCCTCGACGCGCTCCTCAAGGCCTACCCGAACGAGGTGAACATCGTGTGGCGCAACAAGACCCTGCCCTTCCACGCCGAGGCGCAGCTCGCCGCCGAGGCCGCCATGGAGGCGTTCACACAGAAAGGGTCGACCGGCTTCTGGCGGATGCACGATCTCCTCTTCCTGAGCGCGTCCCCCGACAACCTGGACCGACCGGCGCTCCAGCGACACGCCGCGCAGGTCGGCCTCGACATGAAGAAGTTCAACACCGCGCTCGACAGCGGGATCCACCGGGCTGCGGTCGAAGCCGACAACGAGGTCGCGGAGGCCGCCAAGCTCAACGGAACCCCGAGCTTCGTGATCAACGGCTATGTCGTGACGGGAGCGCAGCCCCTCTCGACCTTCAAGAGGGTGGTGAAGCGTGCGCTGGCAGAGGTGAAGTGA
- a CDS encoding GNAT family N-acetyltransferase, protein MQKTYAADRIEPTEHLTTLGRLWRDNLAEGEVDDELVERRMRWFHEQNPAGAARTWLGVHGGERAVIGCASFYPRHTVVAGERLRAGILGDFAVDKAHRTAGAAMAVQRAIAQGARAAGAEVLYAFPNRASFPIFQRCGYTKVADAAMWVKPLSAAYKLQELASAPPEDRRDTAHAVVDRLASRARRAVPVEAWQSLWQGALPEWIEDRVVDAIGSPEHPLVRAALRAADAALTARDAALLVAQGRRVDGEIARRADGRFDELWARSAPRYILGERTAAYLNWRYATFKTTDYRFFCVTDRKDGQLIGYAIYYLYGNKVVIADLFCEDLDAQAPLVLLKLAERMRREGHDAMGLIYVGPPSIGARLSTLGFFQRPLPKEVGSRWLIVRLDEQLPETLRAELVNPDRWWMTEGELDA, encoded by the coding sequence ATGCAGAAGACGTACGCCGCAGACCGGATCGAGCCGACGGAGCACCTGACGACGCTGGGCCGTCTCTGGCGGGACAATCTTGCCGAGGGCGAGGTCGACGATGAGCTCGTCGAGCGTCGGATGCGCTGGTTCCACGAGCAGAACCCGGCCGGTGCTGCGCGAACGTGGCTCGGTGTGCATGGCGGCGAGCGGGCGGTGATCGGGTGCGCCTCGTTCTATCCACGCCACACCGTCGTCGCCGGTGAGCGGCTGCGGGCGGGCATCCTCGGAGACTTTGCGGTCGACAAGGCGCACCGGACGGCTGGTGCCGCCATGGCCGTGCAGCGTGCCATCGCCCAGGGGGCTCGCGCGGCCGGCGCAGAGGTGCTCTACGCGTTTCCGAACCGGGCGTCGTTTCCCATCTTCCAGCGCTGCGGTTACACCAAAGTGGCAGATGCCGCGATGTGGGTGAAGCCTCTCTCCGCGGCCTACAAGCTCCAGGAGCTCGCCAGCGCTCCGCCGGAAGATCGGCGTGATACCGCGCACGCAGTGGTCGATCGCCTGGCCTCCCGAGCGCGCCGCGCGGTCCCGGTGGAGGCCTGGCAGTCTCTCTGGCAAGGCGCTCTGCCAGAGTGGATCGAAGATCGGGTCGTCGACGCCATCGGCTCGCCCGAACACCCGCTCGTCCGCGCCGCCCTGCGCGCGGCCGATGCGGCGCTCACGGCGCGTGACGCCGCCCTCCTCGTGGCGCAAGGACGCAGGGTCGATGGTGAAATCGCCAGGCGGGCCGACGGGCGTTTCGACGAGCTGTGGGCCCGCTCGGCGCCACGCTACATTCTCGGTGAACGCACGGCCGCTTATCTGAACTGGCGCTATGCGACGTTCAAGACCACGGATTACCGCTTTTTCTGTGTCACCGATCGCAAGGACGGTCAGCTCATCGGCTACGCGATCTACTACCTGTACGGGAACAAGGTGGTCATCGCCGACCTGTTCTGCGAGGACCTGGACGCGCAAGCTCCCCTGGTCTTGCTGAAGCTGGCGGAGCGAATGCGGAGGGAAGGCCACGACGCCATGGGCCTCATCTATGTTGGTCCCCCGTCGATCGGAGCGCGCCTGAGCACACTCGGCTTTTTCCAGCGCCCTCTCCCCAAGGAGGTCGGCTCCCGGTGGCTGATCGTTCGCCTGGACGAGCAGCTTCCCGAGACACTGCGCGCCGAGCTGGTGAATCCGGACCGATGGTGGATGACCGAGGGGGAACTGGACGCTTGA
- the trxB gene encoding thioredoxin-disulfide reductase, giving the protein MSDSDVRNIIIIGSGPAGLTACIYAARANLKPLCLEGFNAGGLIPGGQLMFTSDVENYPGFPEKVTGQELMTRFREQAVHQGTDIITADVTKVDLSAYPFKVWEDDKLHLAKTVVIATGARANYLGLPSEDALKNKGVSACAVCDGALFRNKDVAVVGGGDTAMEEAAYLSGLCSSVTLIHRRDEFRASKAMVARVVANKKINILYSSAVDEVLGVEEDSVTGLRVKDLKSGEKRDLPVAAMFVAIGHTPMTELFVGQLDVHPNGYIKTEPGSTRTSVPGVFAAGDVQDWTYRQAVTAAGSGCMAALDAERWLAAQGGH; this is encoded by the coding sequence ATGAGTGATTCCGACGTCAGAAACATCATCATCATCGGCTCCGGCCCTGCTGGGTTGACCGCCTGCATCTATGCGGCGCGTGCAAATCTGAAACCCCTCTGCCTCGAGGGGTTCAACGCTGGTGGACTCATCCCTGGCGGCCAGCTCATGTTCACGTCGGATGTCGAGAATTACCCGGGCTTCCCCGAGAAGGTGACCGGGCAGGAACTCATGACCCGCTTTCGTGAGCAAGCGGTGCATCAGGGGACCGACATCATCACCGCGGATGTGACCAAGGTCGATCTGTCCGCCTACCCGTTCAAGGTCTGGGAAGACGACAAGCTCCACCTGGCAAAGACGGTGGTCATCGCGACGGGCGCTCGGGCGAACTACCTCGGCCTGCCCAGCGAGGATGCCCTGAAGAACAAAGGCGTCAGCGCCTGCGCCGTGTGCGATGGCGCGTTGTTCCGCAACAAGGACGTCGCCGTCGTCGGTGGTGGGGACACCGCGATGGAGGAAGCTGCGTACCTGTCAGGTCTCTGCTCGTCGGTGACGCTGATCCACCGGCGCGATGAGTTCCGCGCTTCGAAGGCCATGGTGGCGCGCGTCGTCGCGAACAAGAAGATCAACATCCTCTACAGCAGCGCGGTGGACGAGGTACTGGGGGTCGAGGAAGACTCCGTCACCGGCCTGCGCGTGAAAGATCTGAAGTCAGGCGAGAAGCGTGATCTCCCTGTCGCGGCGATGTTCGTGGCAATCGGACATACGCCGATGACGGAGCTGTTCGTGGGACAGCTCGACGTGCATCCCAACGGGTACATCAAGACGGAGCCAGGCTCGACGCGCACCAGCGTCCCTGGCGTCTTCGCCGCCGGCGATGTGCAGGACTGGACCTACCGGCAAGCGGTGACGGCCGCTGGATCTGGCTGCATGGCGGCGCTCGATGCCGAGCGCTGGCTTGCGGCGCAGGGCGGTCACTGA
- a CDS encoding carbonic anhydrase — MQKLVDGLHKFQSGYFQSHKDLFRTLCKGQNPEALFITCSDSRINPNLLTQTGPGDLFIMRNAGNIVPRYEDAAGSSEAGTIEFAVAGLGVQHVVVCGHTLCGAMRGLVEPSKLEGTPMLKRWLNHAESARQFVAENYRNLEGDAKVTVMAEENVLTQIENLQTHPTVKDRLEKGELRIYGWVYKIETGEVFQYEPERNQFELISDPSGIAPVPAKFRERASI, encoded by the coding sequence ATGCAAAAGCTGGTCGACGGACTTCACAAGTTCCAGTCGGGTTACTTCCAGTCCCACAAGGATCTTTTCCGGACCCTTTGCAAAGGACAGAACCCCGAAGCGTTGTTCATCACGTGCTCGGATAGCCGGATCAACCCGAATCTCCTGACCCAGACGGGGCCGGGAGACCTGTTCATCATGCGGAACGCCGGCAACATCGTCCCTCGTTATGAAGACGCTGCGGGTTCGAGTGAGGCGGGCACCATCGAGTTTGCCGTGGCCGGCCTGGGCGTTCAGCACGTCGTGGTCTGTGGCCACACGCTCTGCGGCGCCATGCGGGGTCTGGTCGAGCCGAGCAAGCTGGAAGGGACGCCAATGCTGAAGCGCTGGCTGAACCACGCGGAGTCGGCGCGCCAGTTCGTCGCGGAGAACTATCGCAACCTGGAGGGGGACGCGAAGGTGACCGTGATGGCCGAGGAGAATGTCCTCACCCAGATCGAGAACCTGCAGACGCACCCGACGGTGAAAGATCGTCTCGAGAAGGGTGAGCTGCGGATCTACGGTTGGGTTTATAAAATCGAGACGGGCGAGGTCTTTCAGTACGAGCCCGAGCGCAATCAGTTCGAGCTCATCTCGGACCCGTCCGGCATCGCCCCTGTGCCCGCGAAGTTCCGCGAGCGAGCGTCGATCTAG
- a CDS encoding serine/threonine-protein kinase PknK translates to MVRRIGAGGLGVVYEVLDREHQRRLALKTLRRLDAQARIRLKHEFRALQDIHHPNLVGLGELHEDEGQLFFTMELVRGVDFLVYVQDHEDGGTPEEAERQRDQDSPPLSSAPRSEQGGNLGPASVAPNSQWRNRRKLRLHEGRLREALKQLVEAVAALHAAGKVHRDIKPSNILVTAEGRVVLLDFGMIADAEGLAMDASIVGTEHYMAPEQAAGLPAGPEADWYSVGVVVYRALTGEYPFQVAPFMVVDLKQRVEPEPPSSLADGLPQDLVSLCMGLLRLDPSARPSAGEVLSRLGVSQARSETIIPSRRGGVFVGRAEELDILTEALAETGRGRSLAVLIEGESGIGKTSLMRRFLERITGGADVLAGRCYERDAVPYKAIDEVIDALSRTLAKLGRQDVEALLPVRADLLGTLFPVLGPALQLPEEPTASEWPLDPDERRLETFSALRELLCRLRQRGRIVIAVDDLQWADEDGLELLAHLLRPPGEPALLFVATLRTGTGAPSAELLERLALPREAVWSIELGRLPRAESREMLHQLMAGVVFGEESALESTLQEADGHPLFLDILARERLTRGEQGGETRLRDLLRERIEVLEQGARDLLELLAVVGKPVLFDVARRATRTDGPQFARRFAALRAASLVRSRGATESQHLELYHERIRDVALRGISAQRRREWHGRVAVVLEDEDTSVAPASLAAHWWEAGDLEKAFRYTVHAAKHAASGGALRDAVALYRNAITLLQSLPPPPGEERQAGEERQARERASSLQVQLGDALSRLGQPAAAAAAYHLALEDALVPEALSIRHRLLEAHFHAGQVHEGLTAARPLLTALGLALRDTSQDDSELRQLRLARTALQSLPVHERALADVSPDALRRLDVTWTMALGLIFGDPRLSAVFRSRNFIETHDAGDLARIVRARALDAVCVAAGGALEPERMQELRELTSRTAPRSDGSPMEGLVLLAEGISAGLQGQWKASTTALDEADQYFAERTPGATQERDLARCFSVWSLWFLGDLSEFSRRILAHLRDAEEREDHHLAAHLRTSQANAIWLLRGEPDAAQREVASAVETSTQAGIHLHEYFTLLAQTHIHLYRGEGRRAHQLLEERWPQLERSGSLRVQFVRIYLTYLRGTALLSAADRSTTTDSRLAGVLFAAARIDEEGVSWASPLASLLRASAAAHQGDLAVATELLDRAAAAFDRAEMALYAAATRRRRGALSDAGLVVRSDLWMRQQGVADPARLAQMLVPGPPT, encoded by the coding sequence GTGGTGCGCCGTATCGGTGCAGGCGGTCTCGGCGTCGTCTACGAGGTACTGGATCGAGAGCACCAGCGACGCCTCGCCTTGAAGACGCTACGTCGACTCGACGCGCAGGCGAGGATACGACTCAAGCACGAGTTCCGAGCGCTCCAGGACATTCACCATCCGAACCTCGTCGGGCTCGGTGAGCTACACGAGGACGAAGGGCAGCTCTTCTTCACGATGGAGCTGGTGCGTGGCGTGGATTTCCTGGTGTACGTCCAGGACCACGAGGATGGCGGAACGCCCGAAGAGGCCGAGCGCCAGCGGGATCAGGACTCGCCGCCCCTGTCGTCCGCGCCTCGGAGCGAGCAAGGCGGGAACCTCGGCCCCGCGTCCGTCGCGCCCAACTCGCAATGGCGCAACCGACGCAAGCTGCGCCTCCATGAAGGACGCCTGCGAGAGGCACTCAAGCAGCTGGTCGAAGCCGTCGCAGCGCTCCATGCGGCGGGCAAGGTGCACCGCGACATCAAGCCTTCCAACATCCTCGTCACGGCTGAAGGTCGCGTCGTTCTGCTCGACTTCGGGATGATCGCCGACGCCGAGGGCCTGGCCATGGATGCCTCCATCGTCGGCACCGAGCACTACATGGCCCCCGAGCAAGCCGCCGGATTGCCGGCTGGACCGGAGGCGGACTGGTACAGCGTCGGGGTCGTGGTCTATCGAGCCCTCACCGGGGAGTACCCGTTCCAGGTCGCCCCCTTCATGGTCGTGGATCTCAAGCAGCGCGTCGAGCCAGAGCCGCCATCCAGCCTGGCGGACGGACTGCCCCAGGATCTCGTGAGCCTGTGCATGGGGCTCTTGCGTCTGGATCCATCAGCACGTCCGAGCGCCGGGGAGGTGCTCTCGCGCCTCGGGGTCAGCCAAGCGCGGAGCGAGACCATCATCCCCTCTCGACGCGGGGGCGTCTTCGTGGGCCGCGCCGAGGAGCTGGACATCCTCACCGAAGCGCTCGCCGAAACGGGGCGAGGACGATCCCTCGCCGTGCTGATCGAGGGCGAGTCCGGCATCGGAAAGACCTCCCTGATGCGCAGGTTCCTCGAGCGCATCACCGGCGGAGCCGATGTGCTCGCGGGGCGCTGCTACGAGCGCGACGCCGTACCGTACAAAGCGATCGACGAGGTCATCGACGCCTTGAGCCGCACGCTCGCGAAGCTCGGACGACAGGATGTCGAAGCGCTCCTCCCCGTCCGTGCGGACCTGCTCGGCACCCTTTTTCCGGTGCTCGGACCTGCCCTGCAGCTTCCGGAAGAACCCACGGCTTCGGAATGGCCCCTCGACCCGGACGAGCGACGGCTCGAGACGTTCTCTGCGCTCCGGGAGCTCCTGTGCCGGCTCCGTCAACGCGGCCGCATCGTGATCGCCGTCGACGACCTCCAGTGGGCCGACGAAGACGGCCTCGAGCTGCTCGCCCATCTCCTGCGTCCACCTGGTGAGCCTGCCTTGCTCTTCGTGGCCACACTTCGCACCGGGACCGGCGCTCCATCGGCCGAACTCCTGGAGCGGCTCGCCCTCCCCAGAGAGGCCGTCTGGTCCATCGAACTCGGTCGCCTCCCGCGCGCAGAGTCGCGCGAGATGCTCCACCAGCTCATGGCAGGTGTCGTTTTTGGTGAGGAGTCCGCCCTCGAGAGTACCCTCCAGGAAGCCGACGGGCACCCGCTCTTCCTCGACATCCTCGCCCGTGAGCGACTGACACGCGGCGAGCAAGGCGGAGAGACTCGGCTTCGCGACCTCCTCCGAGAGCGCATCGAGGTCCTCGAACAGGGCGCTCGTGACCTGCTCGAGCTGCTCGCCGTCGTGGGAAAGCCCGTCCTGTTCGACGTCGCGCGACGCGCCACTCGAACAGACGGCCCACAGTTCGCTCGTCGCTTCGCGGCCCTGCGCGCCGCGAGCCTGGTCCGCTCGCGAGGTGCGACCGAGAGCCAGCATCTCGAACTCTATCACGAGCGGATCCGTGACGTTGCCCTGCGCGGCATCTCCGCGCAACGAAGACGCGAGTGGCATGGCCGCGTGGCGGTCGTCCTCGAAGACGAGGACACCAGCGTCGCGCCGGCATCCCTCGCGGCGCACTGGTGGGAAGCCGGCGATCTCGAAAAGGCTTTCCGCTACACCGTACACGCTGCGAAACACGCTGCCAGCGGAGGCGCCTTGAGAGACGCCGTCGCCCTGTACCGAAATGCCATCACGCTCCTGCAAAGCCTCCCCCCTCCTCCTGGAGAGGAGCGGCAGGCTGGAGAGGAGCGGCAGGCGCGCGAGCGTGCATCATCCCTGCAAGTCCAGCTCGGGGACGCGCTGAGCCGCCTCGGTCAGCCTGCTGCGGCGGCAGCGGCCTACCACCTCGCGCTCGAGGATGCGCTCGTGCCGGAGGCCCTCAGCATCCGACATCGGCTGCTCGAGGCCCATTTCCATGCAGGGCAGGTACACGAGGGGCTCACTGCAGCCCGCCCTCTGCTCACAGCACTCGGGCTGGCCTTGCGCGACACGAGCCAGGACGACAGCGAGCTGCGCCAGCTGCGGCTCGCGCGAACTGCGCTTCAGAGCCTCCCAGTTCACGAGCGCGCCCTTGCGGACGTCTCACCCGACGCCCTCCGCCGCCTCGACGTCACCTGGACGATGGCGCTGGGGCTCATCTTCGGCGACCCCCGGCTCTCCGCCGTGTTCCGGTCGCGCAACTTCATCGAGACGCATGACGCCGGTGACCTGGCGCGTATCGTGCGCGCACGGGCGCTCGACGCCGTCTGCGTCGCCGCAGGAGGCGCCCTCGAGCCGGAGCGCATGCAGGAGCTTCGAGAGCTCACGAGCCGTACCGCACCTCGGTCCGACGGCTCCCCCATGGAGGGCCTCGTCCTGCTGGCCGAGGGCATCTCGGCTGGCCTGCAAGGGCAATGGAAAGCGAGCACCACCGCGCTGGACGAGGCCGATCAGTACTTCGCCGAGCGCACCCCCGGGGCGACACAAGAGCGAGACCTCGCCCGCTGCTTCTCGGTCTGGTCCCTGTGGTTCCTTGGCGATCTCAGCGAATTTTCACGCCGGATCCTCGCCCACCTGCGAGACGCCGAGGAGCGTGAAGACCACCACCTCGCAGCGCACCTGCGCACCTCGCAGGCCAACGCCATCTGGCTCTTGCGTGGTGAGCCCGACGCCGCCCAGCGTGAGGTCGCGTCCGCCGTGGAGACCTCGACGCAGGCCGGGATCCACCTCCACGAGTACTTCACCCTCCTCGCCCAGACGCACATTCACCTGTACCGAGGCGAGGGCCGTCGCGCGCACCAGCTCCTCGAAGAGCGCTGGCCTCAGCTCGAACGCTCCGGGAGTCTGCGCGTCCAGTTCGTTCGTATCTACCTCACCTACCTGCGCGGAACCGCCTTGCTGTCCGCGGCTGACCGTTCGACCACGACCGATTCACGGCTCGCAGGCGTCCTGTTCGCTGCCGCTCGCATCGACGAAGAAGGCGTTTCCTGGGCGTCTCCACTCGCTTCGTTGCTCCGCGCCAGCGCCGCGGCCCATCAGGGGGATCTCGCGGTCGCAACCGAGCTCCTCGACCGCGCTGCTGCGGCCTTCGACCGCGCCGAGATGGCCCTCTACGCGGCGGCTACGCGGCGCCGTCGGGGTGCACTGTCCGACGCCGGCCTCGTCGTGAGAAGCGATCTCTGGATGCGGCAGCAAGGCGTCGCCGATCCTGCTCGATTGGCCCAGATGCTCGTCCCAGGCCCACCGACCTGA
- a CDS encoding SulP family inorganic anion transporter: MMPQTTEMADKLDVLDRGSDGEQRSQPDVTAQSSKVSPLDVLKTDLPAGLVVFLVALPLCLGIALASGAPLFSGLIAGIVGGLVIPLISRAPLSVSGPAAGLAAIVFTGISALGSFSVFALAVVIAGVMQLVLGVLRAGGIAHYFPSSVIKGMLTAIGVLLILKQLPHAIGLDVEEFGAMSFQVGKENTFSLIARALEVIQPGAAIISVGCVALLVFWDKVPALKKLTWLPGPLVAVLGGTLANELFQRNYQTVALQSEHLVRLPSTDGAGGLLGALHLPDWSAITRADVWTLAVTLAVVASLETLLNLEAVDRIDPWRRKSPPNREMLAQGMGNLTSGLLGGLPITSVVVRSSAGVNAGGRTKAVALFHGLFLMLAVLFMAPLLTRIPLACLAAILLTTGYKLAKPKLFSDMYRLGWSQFTPFMVTVLAIVLTDLLKGVAIGLAVGLAFVLRESMSRVYEVSREGQLVTIRLNKEAFFFSRGKLVSLFEELPRDTHVILDAEAAPFVDHDVADAIRDFQSSAGLRNIQVEVRGLKLAPVAPG, from the coding sequence ATGATGCCTCAAACAACCGAGATGGCGGACAAGCTCGATGTCCTGGACCGCGGGTCGGACGGGGAGCAGCGCTCGCAGCCCGACGTGACCGCACAATCCAGCAAGGTCAGTCCACTCGACGTGCTGAAGACGGATCTCCCTGCCGGGTTGGTCGTTTTCCTGGTGGCCCTCCCCCTCTGTCTAGGGATCGCGCTTGCCTCGGGAGCGCCACTGTTTTCCGGTCTGATCGCGGGCATCGTGGGCGGTCTCGTGATCCCGCTCATCAGCCGAGCTCCTCTGAGCGTGAGCGGCCCGGCCGCTGGGCTGGCGGCGATCGTCTTCACGGGCATCAGCGCCCTCGGCTCATTCAGCGTCTTTGCCCTCGCCGTGGTGATTGCGGGGGTCATGCAGCTGGTGCTGGGGGTGCTGCGCGCTGGAGGAATCGCCCACTATTTCCCCTCGTCGGTGATCAAGGGGATGCTGACGGCCATCGGGGTGCTGCTCATTCTGAAGCAGCTCCCGCATGCGATCGGGCTCGATGTAGAAGAGTTCGGCGCGATGAGCTTCCAGGTGGGCAAAGAAAATACTTTCTCGCTCATCGCGCGCGCGCTGGAGGTCATCCAGCCGGGGGCGGCGATCATCAGCGTCGGGTGCGTCGCGCTGCTCGTCTTCTGGGACAAGGTCCCGGCGCTGAAGAAGCTCACCTGGCTCCCGGGGCCGCTGGTCGCCGTGCTGGGTGGGACGCTGGCCAATGAGCTGTTCCAGCGGAACTACCAGACCGTCGCGCTGCAGTCCGAACATTTGGTGCGGTTGCCTTCCACCGATGGCGCGGGCGGCTTGCTCGGAGCATTGCACCTGCCGGACTGGTCCGCGATCACGCGCGCTGACGTGTGGACGCTCGCCGTGACGCTCGCCGTGGTCGCGAGCCTGGAGACGCTGCTCAATCTCGAGGCCGTCGACCGGATCGATCCCTGGCGTCGCAAGTCTCCCCCCAACCGGGAGATGCTGGCGCAAGGGATGGGCAACTTGACCTCGGGGCTCCTCGGGGGGCTGCCGATCACCTCGGTGGTGGTGCGCAGCAGCGCAGGGGTGAACGCTGGCGGGCGCACCAAAGCGGTGGCGCTCTTCCACGGGCTGTTCCTGATGCTCGCGGTGCTCTTCATGGCGCCCCTGCTCACCAGGATCCCGCTCGCCTGCCTGGCCGCCATCCTGCTGACTACGGGCTACAAGCTCGCAAAGCCCAAGCTGTTCTCGGACATGTACCGGCTCGGGTGGAGCCAGTTCACGCCCTTCATGGTGACGGTGCTGGCCATCGTGCTCACCGACCTGTTGAAGGGGGTGGCCATCGGTCTGGCGGTGGGGTTGGCGTTCGTGCTGCGCGAGTCGATGTCGCGTGTGTACGAGGTGAGCCGTGAGGGCCAGCTGGTCACCATCCGGCTGAACAAGGAGGCCTTCTTCTTCAGCCGCGGCAAGCTCGTCTCGCTGTTCGAGGAGCTGCCTCGCGATACGCACGTGATCCTCGATGCGGAGGCCGCTCCGTTCGTCGACCACGACGTCGCCGATGCCATCCGGGATTTCCAGTCGTCTGCCGGGTTGCGAAACATTCAGGTCGAGGTCCGCGGGCTCAAGCTGGCCCCCGTGGCGCCGGGCTGA